The Eubalaena glacialis isolate mEubGla1 chromosome 3, mEubGla1.1.hap2.+ XY, whole genome shotgun sequence nucleotide sequence AAATCTCCTCCCAAAGTCCTAGGTGTCTGAAGCAGCCACAGGAACAGGAAGATATTGATTTTGTGACAGACAGACTAGAAATCAAACCCAGgattcagttttgttttcaaCACAGAGAACAAAATCACTGACCATCAAATACAGTTTGGTAGCTACTCTCGGATCCCAAACTTCCCTATAACTTTCCCATATTAATTCGGTCTTCAGtttcaggaaataaaataattatatgtagTTAAACAGAGATCCTTAGACAAACAAGGGCTGTGTTTACAATGTACCAATCCATTAAAATCAACGACAGACATGGATTATGAGTAGCAAAGCCCAGCCAAGCAGGCTAGCACTTGCCATGGGCCCATTCCCCAGCCAACAGCAGTAAACATCCTATTGGAATCTGCTCCGAAAACAAAGGCTCTACCAACCTAATGTCAAGGTAAACAGGTAGTAAATACCTACTTGCTAACTACTAACCAGTGGTACTACTTGCATTCTTTAGCGTCTAAACACAACTAAATGTTGgccttttttccttctaaattggCACCATTATAACAGAGCTTTTTACTTGGTAATTTTTTGAAAGTTTACTAGGTTCTGTTGCACACTGGCTTCAGTTTTTTAGCCATAAACCATCTGAGGTTAAAGGGAGTAAGTAAAGACATTCTcctactcaggaaaaaaaaaccaaccaaccttCCCCTATTTGACATGAAATGCCATGTCCCCAGATGAAGAGCTACAGGCAAGAAAAGCCCCATAAAGTTAAGCTGCAAATAGTTCTGAAGTCAAGGTCGAAAACAtcattttacaaagaagaaaagtaagGAAAACGTGTTTTCCGCACCAAGACCCTATTAGGCAGGGACCACAGAGCCGGGTCTCCCGGAAGGGGAGCTCTAAGCCCCGAGGGCTGGCACGTACCTTGAGCTCCCTGAAGAAGACGCTACTCCGGGCCCACTCCACGATGGAGAAGAGGGTCTGATCTGCCATCTTGCACATTAGCCCGAATGTACTCAGCCTCTCGTGTTTGCTGCGGCTCGCCTGCTCCTGCTGCAAATAGGCCATGATCTTGGCCTGGACCTGGGGCTCATCGGGCTCACACTTCAGCAGTTCCAGGATCAGGTGGGGCATGCTGGCCGGGGAGCTGGTCTGGTAACTGTCCAAGTAGGAGTAGCCCAGGATGGACTCCGGGGAGCTGGTGTAGGGGTCTGGGTACTCAGACTTGATGGCCCGGCTGGGAAAGTGGCTGTAGGTCTGGTAGCCTTGCAGGCTGCCAGGAGGTGGCATTGTCATGCTGATGGGGGACGTTACAAAGGGACTCCGGTCGTAGTCTGTAGGAGGCAAGGCAGCGTGGTTCAGAGGTAGGCCTTTGGAGACAGAATGGATGTTCTGAATTGCAGAGGAGATGCTCAGCTCGGAGGGCATGGCTTGGATCACCTGAGACATGGCTTCTAGCTTAAGTCCATTGGCTCGGATGAGGGCTTTTTTCTGTTGCTTCAGGGCCCTGTCCCTCTTGTACATGGGCCCAAACTTATTCCTCCCTCCACGCATTCGGTCCGCCCTTACCGCTGTTGggatgggggaagaaaaaaaaagaaagtaagggtAAAAAGAAGATGTAAATTATTAGCATTCTCCAGATCTCCAGATAGTTAGGAAGGCTGAAAACGGACCGGAAGTGGTCTGTGTATGGTTGTTTTCActacaatagccaaaaaaaagCCATGCCCTCTTtatttatgaattctttcctccAAGTGTGTTTGTCATCAAAAAAATATTTCGGATACGTAGGGACATATTAACCCTTTGGCGACTGCAGAGACTTCCTAATTTTTGCTACACACAGGAGATGCTTCATGTTGCTAAGGAAGAGGATCAGGGTCTATCATGCCAGGGATGCTGTGATTCTCCTTATGGAAACCCAAACTGCTAaaagggggggggaaaaaaaaaatcaaaggagccATTTCTGGATTCAATTGTGACTATTTTTCCTTAGAACATCTTTCTCTCTCAAAGTCTTTTGGTTAATTTGCTGCAAAAAGTGTTAGGTACATGCTCTTCTTGGAAAATCATCCTTACCTGGACTTGACGGGCACACATCAGGGAGCCACCGGTTATTGTTTTTCACTTAAGCAGAACTGGACATAATTAAAGCAAATTCATTTCAGAAGCTGTCAAAACGGTCCACCGTCACGATGCTATGTGGCGTCTGGGGCCACGTCTAGTAATTTACTTAGCGGGACTCTCCTAGCTCATGGTGGCCAGTGGCAATTAGATAGGACCCAGCAACCCTCTGACAGCTTGTGACATACTGAAATTGCTGGAGGTTAAGTTTTTGAGCTTTTCATCTTAGGATTAGTATAGCATTAAAAATTTATTGTGAATGCTAGGTATCCAGAACACTGCACAAGAGAATAAAGAGTTTTTCATCTGGATgataatttattgaatatttaattgTTTCATATCACTGTGAACAAAGCATGAGCATGCAGTGCAAGTGACTTACTGTTAAGAAAGCACACTTTTTAAGGTAAAGAAATGTAACCTTTTccctttgttaagaaaaaaaggaatcaaatgaCATCATATGCAATcacaacatttaatttttaacattttatcttcTGAGTCTCATACTGTAGTAAGCATCTACCACATTGTTTTGCTGTTTGGAAAATAATACAGGGATTGGTAACGAAGAAATTAACAAGAATCAGTTATTTCTTTTCTCAATCTTGTCTTAAAAGCAACACTGACTTAACAGTCCTCCTGATAACCCAAGTGGCTACTTCTATTGGGAAGGAACCTAATAGCAATTCAGCAGACTTATCTGAAATTTTTTGAGTGTTGCCATCAAGTCTGAGTGCCACACAACAGAAAGCCCCAAACACAACTAGTCTGTGCCTCACTGATCAAATAAAATGGACTCCTGTATCTGGCACATCTCAGGGATCTGTATCACTTCTTGTTACtttatttacaatatatttaatCTCTGGAAAGTCAGTAGGTCAGAGGCTGAAAAACAGCAACACACCATAATAGTCCATGAACTACAAATTATTTACAGAAGTCACATATTAAACGTTACTTCCTGCCAATCTGTACATCGTAAATGCAGGTTCTACTTTTTCAACATAAAGTTTAATGTGGCTTTTGAGGAACCATTCTCTTGTTCTTGTCATACCAATGCTACCGATGTAATGGTTCgttatttttcatgtttcctgcttctcaaaaaatttgttttattttgcactcagtcatcatcttaaaaaaaaaaaaaaaagaaatgtgctttCCCACACAATCAAAAATGATACTCTACATGAGAAAATCTTTTTATAATTAAAGGCTTTAACTCTTGTTCAGGAATCATGAAACTAATAGCAACAATTATGACAAGTGTAcctatttaaaaagattaaaatcaaactttttttcctgatttgaaaacttaaaggattttaaaaaatattttggcaaaTTATTTTTACCTGTTCTCAGCTGAATCATGTTAGTCTTGCTTTCATCTAACCTGACCTTTCATCTAACCTATGAAATGCATATGCtcctcaaaataaaaaaagaggtgAGGAGGCGAAACTCTGGTATTAGAATTTCTTTCCTAGTAAATTTCACCAGCATTTAAATGAGACTCCGACTATTCTGCTGACAAAACATCAAAAGATCTTATTGTCAATAGTGTTAAAAGACTAGGAAAATACTGTTACCATGTTATAAGTACAATGTTGTTTTAAATCCTATGTCCTTGGAGAGTTTTAACAGGCAGTGGTCTTTAGAAAAAACTTACCTTCTAGCTTCATTCCAACACTTAGACATTTTTGAAATCGACAGTAAGGACAACGCTTTCTCTGTGTCTTGTCAATTTGGCAGTTCTGGTTTTCTATACACGTGtaccttttattattttgaactgTTCGCTTAAAAAAGCCCTATAAGAGAAAATAGTGAGACATATTATAAAGCTAACACCCGTCTCttccattgtttcattttaagGAAATCACCAGTAAATCTTTTCATTGCACCGTTTGAGCCCTTATGTGGTTCTGtggtttgttttacattttaacaagatcaaCCCTCCAAAACCAGGCTATGGTAGAGATTTATATTAACCagtaattttttgaagaaaatctGTTTTCCTATTAACCTTCATATTCCAGATAAGGCACTTATATAGAGAGCGGCATTGTTTTTAAGTAGTCTGATACAATTTCAGTGGCAAACTACTGTAAAATAGCAATGGAAAAATGGAATAGCAAAACACCTCAGATTTTTTACAAATGTCAGCACTAGATAGTTAAAAGCAAAaggatttaaagaataaaatgggaaaatgttcATAATTCCATTGGAATACATTCAAGTTGGGGAACTGTGTAAAGAAAAAGGTGAAACTCATGAGGGAAAAAAGCATATATAGCAGAGAGCTGAGTTTTAGCAGAGTGTATGCCTTCCTTATATTTCACCCACAAGaattaatcaaaaataaaatctgtagctTTGTAACATAATAACAGCTTGGATGGTATATTCTGTTTGTCCTACTAGCCACAAAGTGAAACCAtcttactttgttataaagaaagAAGGGATTTTCTTGGCAGTGGTTTAAGTAATTGTACTgagttttctacttttaaaaatgttgaaaaataggGGGTATCAGATTTACTGGGAATACATGAAAAAGGTCTGAGATAAATCCTTAATGTATAGTTGACATTGTTAGTAATAATACAGTACATCttacatattaaaatttcttGCATTTAAACACGTcatataatatatttatgaaaACTACTCTTATTATAAACTTAAGATCTGGTTTCTAATTCTTTATGATATAGatttcaaaaaaatcttaaaaaattatttttggaataaATCAGGATGAAATCATGCAGTTGGGAATTTAGACTTTTATGTCTGTGGGTAAAAAATGTTTGGACGTGTAGCACAGAATACTCTGAAGTTAAAATGTATTTGGGAAATACTTTGTCATGTTCACTCTCAAGAACAACgatgctttaaatatatataagtcAAGCAAAATCAATACTTTGGACCGTTAGAAATAGAAGTCTTTCTACAGCTCTATCACCTTCCTACCATAAACTattttaaagccatgagactggTAAAGTTTTCTAAACAGCATAAATCTCTTTGCCTTTTGAATTAAATTGGACACATATTTTGAAGAATCATCTCACTAAGACTCACTCATTC carries:
- the NR5A2 gene encoding nuclear receptor subfamily 5 group A member 2 isoform X1 — translated: MPENMQVSQFKMVNYSYDEDLEELCPVCGDKVSGYHYGLLTCESCKGFFKRTVQNNKRYTCIENQNCQIDKTQRKRCPYCRFQKCLSVGMKLEAVRADRMRGGRNKFGPMYKRDRALKQQKKALIRANGLKLEAMSQVIQAMPSELSISSAIQNIHSVSKGLPLNHAALPPTDYDRSPFVTSPISMTMPPPGSLQGYQTYSHFPSRAIKSEYPDPYTSSPESILGYSYLDSYQTSSPASMPHLILELLKCEPDEPQVQAKIMAYLQQEQASRSKHERLSTFGLMCKMADQTLFSIVEWARSSVFFRELKVDDQMKLLQNCWSELLILDHIYRQVVHGKEGSIFLVTGQQVDYSIIASQAGATLNNLMSHAQELVAKLRSLQFDQREFVCLKFLVLFSLDVKNLENFQLVEGVQEQVNAALLDYTMCNYPQQTEKFGQLLLRLPEIRAISMQAEEYLYYKHLNGDVPYNNLLIEMLHAKRA
- the NR5A2 gene encoding nuclear receptor subfamily 5 group A member 2 isoform X2, which encodes MVNYSYDEDLEELCPVCGDKVSGYHYGLLTCESCKGFFKRTVQNNKRYTCIENQNCQIDKTQRKRCPYCRFQKCLSVGMKLEAVRADRMRGGRNKFGPMYKRDRALKQQKKALIRANGLKLEAMSQVIQAMPSELSISSAIQNIHSVSKGLPLNHAALPPTDYDRSPFVTSPISMTMPPPGSLQGYQTYSHFPSRAIKSEYPDPYTSSPESILGYSYLDSYQTSSPASMPHLILELLKCEPDEPQVQAKIMAYLQQEQASRSKHERLSTFGLMCKMADQTLFSIVEWARSSVFFRELKVDDQMKLLQNCWSELLILDHIYRQVVHGKEGSIFLVTGQQVDYSIIASQAGATLNNLMSHAQELVAKLRSLQFDQREFVCLKFLVLFSLDVKNLENFQLVEGVQEQVNAALLDYTMCNYPQQTEKFGQLLLRLPEIRAISMQAEEYLYYKHLNGDVPYNNLLIEMLHAKRA